In Gordonia sp. SL306, the genomic window TCGGCTCGTCGAGCAGCAGCAGCCGTGGTTTGCCGACGATCGCTCGCGCGATCTCGACGCGACGCTGCATTCCGTAAGACAGTTCGCTTGGCCGCACTCGCTGTATCGCGGTGATGCCGACCCGCTCCATCACCTCGTCGACGGCCGAGTCGGGCAGTTCCCGACGCCGGCTCCGCGACACCGTGTCCAGACCGAGGCGCACATTGTCCCGCACGGTGCGATCGTCGATGAGGCGGACGGTCTGGAAGGTGCGCGCCACTCCGAGGTGCGCCACCCGGTGCGGCCGCACCTTCGTGAACTGGGTGCCGTCGAACTTCATCTCGCCGCGCGTCAACGGGTTGAGTCGGGTCACCGCGCCGAGCAGCGTCGATTTACCGGAACCGTTGGAGCCCATGATCCCGTAGATCAGCCCTTCGTCGAGACTGATCGTGACACCGTCGACTGCTTTGACGCCCCCGAAGTGCACGGCGATGTCGGTCAATTCGAGGAGCGGCTGGCGGGTATCGCTGCTGGTCATGACTCCGCCTTCGCGAGTTCGGGTCGGGTCGGTTCGATGCCGCCGCGGATGTCTCGCGTGCTCATGCGGTGCCACCCGTCGCGGATGACGCCGAGGACGCCGTTGGGCAGGTACAGCGCCGCGAGCACCACGATCACGCCGTAGATGAACTCTTCCCATTCGCTGACGAACGACACGACGGTCGGCAGCCACACGAACACGATCGAGCCGATCACGACACCGATCCACGAGCGGGTTCCGCCGACGACGATGACGGTCAGGGCCAGGACCACGAGGTGAAAGTTCACCTCGGCGGGGGTGATCGTGCTGCGCAGCAGCGTCGTGATGCCGCCTGCGAGACCGCCGACGAGTCCCGACGCGAGGAAGCTGAGCTGGCGATAGCGGGTGACGTCGATGCCCATCGCACTCGCCAGTTCCGGATCCTCCCGGACGGCGTCGATGCGACGTCCCAGGCCGCGCGACTCGGTGAGCTGCGTGAGGAGGATGACGATGAGGGTCACCACGAGGATCGACCCGAAGGTCAGGTCGCCGAGCGCCCCGAACAGGCCGGACGCGCCGCCGGTGAGCTCGCCGCCGTTGACCGCGACCACCGCGACGATCAGGGTGAACGCGATGGTCGCCATACCCAGATACAGCCCGTTCAGCTTCGCCACGATCAGGCCGAGGAGATAGACGATGACGCCGGGGAGCAGCATGCCGAGCAGAATCGCCGGGAACGTCGCCCAGCCGAGGTGGATCATCGCGGCGGCCGCGGTGTAACCGCCGATGCCGAACGCGCCGACGCCCGCGAAGGAGAACACGCCCATGCGCATCGGAATCTGAATGCTCAACGCCATCAGGATGGTCGTGAGCGTCTGCTGGAGCAGAACCGCGTTGGCGTTGTACCAGTCGGTCATGTTCGTCTCACTTCCTTGGTTCCGAAGATGCCCTGGGGCCGGAACAGGAGCACCAGGAAGATCAGTCCGAACGACACGGCGTCCACCCAGGTACCGAGTTCGAAGTGGATCATCAGCGTTTCCGCGATGGCCAGGATGTATGCGCCGAGCACGGCGCCACCCATCGAACCGAGCCCGCCGAGGACGACGATGGCGAACGCCTTGATCAGCAGCGGATCACCGGACTCGGGGGCGATCGCACCGAGCTGCAGGGTGAGGAGTGCACCGGCGAGACCTGCGAGACCGCCCGCGACGGCCATCGTGCCCAGGGCGAGCGCGGACCGGTTGACACCCATGCCCTCGCTGATCTCCTGGTCGACGCCGATGGCGCGCAGCGCCAAACCCTGCCGGGACTTCTTCAGCCAGGCGGTCAGACCGACGCCGATGCCGATCGCCGCGACGAGGATGATGATCGTGGTCGTGGTGAACCGCAGCCCGGCGATCTCGTAGACCGAGGCCTCGTATCCGGTGTTGAAGCCGAACGGGCTGGCACCGCTCTCGCGTTGCGCGATCGCGATGGGGATCGCCGAGACGCCGATTCCTGCGATGATGATCCGAAGTTCGAGCGCGCGGTGGTTGCCGCCGTCGTTGACGATCTTCTGGAACACCAGCAACTGGGTGAGCAGCGACAGCACCGCACCGACCGTGATGCAGATCAGCAAGATGATCGGGAGCCCGAGCTCGACCTCCTTGGTGGCGATGTTCGCGACGAGCACCGAGAAGACGAACGTCGCACCGTGCGCGAAGTTCAGGATCCCGATTGTTCCCCACGCCAGCGCCATGCCGAGCGCGAACAACAGATAAATCGAACCCAGCGTCGCCGCATTCAGAATCTCCTGCATGTCGGACTTCCTGTCTGTGACCGGGTGAGGTCGCGGCCTGCAGCCGACCTCCGTACGAGGTGCTTCATTCGAGGAGGTCCTCTTCCCCGTCCTGCCACCGGACGATCACGCCGGGTACGCGCATGTCGTTGCCGTCGAAGGTGATGTCGCCCATCGCGCCGGCGAAGCCCGTGCCGGCAACCTTCGTCAGTCCGTCACGAACGCCTTCCCGGGACGAGTCGTTGGAAGCCTTGA contains:
- a CDS encoding branched-chain amino acid ABC transporter permease, encoding MQEILNAATLGSIYLLFALGMALAWGTIGILNFAHGATFVFSVLVANIATKEVELGLPIILLICITVGAVLSLLTQLLVFQKIVNDGGNHRALELRIIIAGIGVSAIPIAIAQRESGASPFGFNTGYEASVYEIAGLRFTTTTIIILVAAIGIGVGLTAWLKKSRQGLALRAIGVDQEISEGMGVNRSALALGTMAVAGGLAGLAGALLTLQLGAIAPESGDPLLIKAFAIVVLGGLGSMGGAVLGAYILAIAETLMIHFELGTWVDAVSFGLIFLVLLFRPQGIFGTKEVRRT
- a CDS encoding branched-chain amino acid ABC transporter permease, with amino-acid sequence MTDWYNANAVLLQQTLTTILMALSIQIPMRMGVFSFAGVGAFGIGGYTAAAAMIHLGWATFPAILLGMLLPGVIVYLLGLIVAKLNGLYLGMATIAFTLIVAVVAVNGGELTGGASGLFGALGDLTFGSILVVTLIVILLTQLTESRGLGRRIDAVREDPELASAMGIDVTRYRQLSFLASGLVGGLAGGITTLLRSTITPAEVNFHLVVLALTVIVVGGTRSWIGVVIGSIVFVWLPTVVSFVSEWEEFIYGVIVVLAALYLPNGVLGVIRDGWHRMSTRDIRGGIEPTRPELAKAES
- a CDS encoding ABC transporter ATP-binding protein; protein product: MTSSDTRQPLLELTDIAVHFGGVKAVDGVTISLDEGLIYGIMGSNGSGKSTLLGAVTRLNPLTRGEMKFDGTQFTKVRPHRVAHLGVARTFQTVRLIDDRTVRDNVRLGLDTVSRSRRRELPDSAVDEVMERVGITAIQRVRPSELSYGMQRRVEIARAIVGKPRLLLLDEPTAGMNTAERDEVSDLMRALQSEGLTQLLVEHDVAMMVDVCDYLFGMNQGELIAQGKPAAVVADKAVRESYLGKQAGDA